Proteins from a genomic interval of Streptococcus oralis:
- a CDS encoding ABC transporter permease: MFRKLNALLWLRLQVLISNSTLLATLLMPFGIAILYNEFLNKSGELSMFLLSMSLTMVLSMGSGYMVSIMMAEDKEKRNLKSLILSGVTATEYTLSMMALPLLVMLLSMVVLPLYLKVDLTNYFLTYGLYLLLATISIIFLNLLIGAVSDTQSKAQVYSIFPMLTVSFLPVLAVQNETAQKLLDYSFIGPLVSLLKEGGGELSLRSLALLLAWVLLLGLASLFVLKNSYKGK; the protein is encoded by the coding sequence ATGTTTAGAAAATTAAATGCCCTTCTTTGGTTAAGGTTACAAGTTCTTATTAGTAATTCAACGTTACTAGCGACATTATTGATGCCCTTTGGTATTGCTATCCTATATAATGAATTCTTAAACAAGAGTGGAGAATTGAGCATGTTTCTTCTTTCTATGAGTTTGACGATGGTCTTGAGTATGGGAAGTGGTTATATGGTATCGATTATGATGGCTGAGGATAAGGAAAAACGCAATCTTAAATCACTCATACTAAGTGGTGTGACAGCAACAGAGTATACTCTGAGCATGATGGCTCTTCCTCTTCTCGTGATGCTTCTTTCTATGGTTGTTCTCCCTCTCTATCTTAAAGTTGATTTGACAAACTACTTTCTTACCTATGGACTCTATCTGCTTCTAGCGACCATCAGTATAATCTTTCTTAATCTTCTTATAGGTGCAGTATCAGATACCCAGTCTAAGGCGCAAGTGTATAGTATTTTTCCTATGTTGACCGTCTCTTTCTTGCCCGTTCTTGCCGTTCAAAATGAAACTGCGCAAAAATTGTTGGACTATTCTTTCATTGGTCCTTTGGTAAGTCTGTTAAAAGAAGGTGGTGGAGAGTTATCTTTGAGAAGTCTTGCTCTCTTGCTAGCATGGGTCCTTTTGCTAGGA
- a CDS encoding DUF443 family protein: MKHKHKWIGIGAGVLGFFLGMLSLALRGLFNQIQIEQVLYTSFGLIAIVGVISLALAVYYLRKGREAYVIYQTVEEEEANEKAYVSAYRFLNYGTVASNTLMIAMLCCLVIVTSPVIENVYLFIFSLVLMFFSFAVANYCEPTLEEIFIRLTGEKLDV; encoded by the coding sequence ATGAAACACAAACATAAATGGATTGGAATTGGAGCAGGGGTTTTAGGTTTCTTTCTGGGAATGCTTAGTCTCGCTCTAAGAGGACTATTCAATCAGATTCAAATCGAACAAGTTTTATATACTTCTTTCGGTCTTATTGCAATTGTTGGAGTAATATCTCTCGCTTTAGCTGTGTACTACCTTCGAAAGGGTCGTGAAGCTTACGTGATTTACCAAACAGTAGAAGAGGAAGAAGCTAATGAAAAGGCATATGTGAGTGCTTATCGCTTCTTGAACTATGGAACAGTTGCTTCGAACACTTTGATGATTGCGATGCTTTGCTGTTTAGTAATTGTCACTTCTCCAGTAATTGAGAATGTTTATCTTTTCATCTTTTCACTTGTTTTAATGTTCTTTTCTTTTGCTGTTGCAAATTATTGTGAACCGACTTTAGAAGAAATCTTTATTAGATTGACAGGAGAAAAGTTAGATGTTTAG